A stretch of the Vigna radiata var. radiata cultivar VC1973A chromosome 7, Vradiata_ver6, whole genome shotgun sequence genome encodes the following:
- the LOC106769369 gene encoding uncharacterized protein LOC106769369: MDKDARVEETVDLRTNVELVRSVSDKHHDLLRPSARNYSRGQATDAGGRGKGKYALIKDPEDFQTGIYDKPLPFYGCGIGWFSFLFGFLCPPMWFYATILYFGNHYRKDPRERAGLGASAIAALVCSVVLLMIFGVILVFKLRFLYL, encoded by the exons ATGGATAAAG ATGCCAGGGTGGAAGAGACTGTTGATTTGCGAACCAATGTGGAGTTAGTGAGATCAGTCTCTGATAAGCACCATGATCTTTTAAGGCCATCTGCTCGGAACTATTCAAGAG GACAAGCAACAGATGCAGGTGGCCGTGGAAAGGGAAAGTATGCCTTAATTAAAGACCCAGAGGACTTCCAAACTGGAATTTATGATAAGCCCCTTCCATTTTATGGATGTGGAATCGGATGGTTCTC ATTTCTTTTTGGATTTCTGTGTCCTCCCATGTGGTTCTATGCTACAATTCTCTATTTTGGAAATCACTATAGGAAGGATCCTAGGGAACGAGCAGGGCTGGGAGCCTCTGCAATTGCT GCATTGGTGTGCTCTGTAGTGTTACTGATGATTTTTGGAGTAATTCTTGTGTTTAAATTGCGGTTCCTGTATTTATAA